From the Desulfallas thermosapovorans DSM 6562 genome, the window GGGTTTGTCCCGACTGTGGCTATTACAAGGGAAGAGAAGCGGTGGCGGTAAAATAATGGGGCATTACCAAAAATAAGCTCTAATCAGGGCTTATTTTTTTATGTGATAATGGTTGCTTTTTTTTCCCAATTGGGATATACTCAGATTTAGTACCTGGTACTAAATTCGTCAGGTATTTATTAAAAAGGTGTCGATGATGGGCAGAAACAATATGGTAAAGTCAGACAGGCACGAATTACTGACAAGATATATAAACGGTAACCCCTTTTTAACAGATGATGATTTAGCGCAGTTGCTGGGGGTAAGCATTCAAACCGTCAGGCTGGACAGGGCGGAACTTGCTATTCCCGAAATGAGGGAACGCGTAAAAAAAATGGCCCGGGGAGCCTACCAGAACCTGAGGGCTATTGAAGACCATGAGGTAGTTGGTGAACTGGTCAATTTGGATATAGGGCATCAGGGTTTGTCAATATTACTGGTTAATGAGGAAATGACACTGCGCAAAACCAGAGTGCTGGACGGACAATATCTATTCGCCCAGGCTAATTCACTGGCATTAGCCCTTATTGATACCGAAGTGGCCCTTACCGGCACCTCTAAAGTCAGTTTTAAAAGGCCGGTTTTCCGGGGTGAAAAAGTGGTGGCCCGGGCGGTTATCACACGAAAAAAAGGCAATAAATATATGGTAAGGGTTAGTTCCCATGTTCAGGATGAATTGGTATTTCAGGGGAAATTTCTAGTGTTTGACCTATCCGAGGAGGTAAACCGGCTTGAAAATAGCTATTGATGCTATGGGTGGCGATTACGCGCCAAAGGAGATAGTGCGGGGTGCCTGGGAAGCTTGCCGGGAAACAGGGCAGCAGGTTATTCTGGTGGGCAACCGCAACATTCTGGAAAACGAACTGGATCAACTGGGTGGAAACCATGCCGGTTTGGAAATAGCGCACGCTGAAGAGGTTATTGCCATGGATGAGGCACCGGCCGTGGCCGTGCGGCGCAAAAAAAACTCCTCGCTGGTACTGGCCGCAGAGTTGGTTCGGGATGGCCATGCAGGTGCCCTGGTTGCCGCCGGCAGTACCGGTGCCACCATGGCTGCTGCACTGCTGCGGTGGGGGCGCATACCCGGCATTGCCCGGCCGGCTGTGGCTGGAGTGTTGCCCACGGAGCGCGGTGTTACCATATTGTTGGACGTAGGGGCTAATGTGGATTGCAAACCCAGGCATTTGGTGCAATTCGCCATTATGGGATCCTTATATGCCAATAAGATTTTAGGTATCCAGTGCCCCCGGGTGGGTTTGTTGAACGTGGGCGAGGAAAGTACCAAGGGTAATGAGTTGACCCAGGAAACTTATCCACTACTGCAAAAGGCGCCGGTGCATTTTTACGGTAATGTAGAAGGACGGGATATTTTTAAAGGTACCGTTGATGTGGTAGTATGCGATGGATTTACAGGCAATGTGGTTTTAAAAACCGGCGAGGGACTGGCTGACGTTTTAATGAACATGATTGGCCAGGCCATACAACAAAGTAGTCTGGCTAAAATTGGGGCTACCTTGACTTTACCCGCGTTAAAAAAGTTAGGTAAAAAATTAAATTACTCCGAATACGGTGGTGCGCCGTTGCTTGGTATTAACGGGGTGGCCATTGTTTGCCATGGTAGTTCCAAAGCGCTGGCTATTAAAAATGCGGTTTATCGTGCCCGGGAATCCGTGGAAAACGGGCTGATCAGCGCCATCAGCGACAGCCTTAAAAATACTTCTCTGCACAAGGTGGGATGTGCCGATGGCAATTGAAAAAATCCGCGCTGGTATTGTAGGTGTAGGTACTTATGCGCCCGAGCGGGTAATAACCAATAAGGAATTGGAACAAACACTGGACACAAGTGATGAATGGATATTTTCCCGGACAGGTATCCGCGAAAGGCGGGTGGTGGCCGAGGGTGAGGCTACTTCAGACCAGGCACTGATTGCTTCCCGCAGGGCATTGGAGGACGCCGGTGTGCATCCGGAGGAGCTGGATCTTATCATAACGGCCACCAATACCCCGGATATGATTTTCCCTGCTACGGGCTGCCTGCTGCAGGACCGGCTGGGTGCGTCCCGGGCCGGAGCTTTTGATTTGCTGGCGGGCTGTACCGGGTTTATATATGGTGTCATCGTGGGGGCGCAGTTTATTTCGGCCGGTACGGCCAATACCGTTTTGGTAACCGGTGCGGAAACACTATCACGGGTGCTTGACTGGGAAGATCGCAATACTTGTGTGCTTTTTGGCGATGGTGCCGGGGCTGTGGTGCTGCGCCGGGTGCCGGACGACCGGGGTATTATATCCACGGTACTGGGCTCCGACGGCAGCGGGGGTCGCTTTCTTTATCAGCCCGCGGGCGGATCCCGCAACCCGGCCAGTGCCGAGACTGTGGCACAAAATTTACATTATTTGCATATGAATGGCCGGGAAGTTTTTAAATTTGCGGTGCGGGCCATGGAGGAAGGTGCTCAAGAGGTGCTGCGCCGGGCCGGGATGACCGGTGACGAGGTGGATTTTTTAATACCTCACCAGGCCAATATTCGTATCATAGAACACGCCGCCAAAAGAATGAAGCTGCCCATGGAAAGGGTGGCCGTTAACGTGGATCGTTATGGCAATACTTCCACAGCATCGGTGCCGCTGGCCTTGGAAGAATCATTAACAAGCGGTAAGATAAAAGACGGGGATAATGTAATTATGATTGGTTTTGGTGCCGGATTGACCTGGGCCGGCCTGATGATTAAGTGGTACGATTATAAAAAGCAGGGGTAGGAGGGAAAAGGCATTAGAACACGCATATGCGATTTGCTGGGTATAGATTATCCGGTGCTGCAGGGGGGAATGGCTTGGGTGTCCACCGCTGAGCTGGTTGCTGCTGTGAGCGAGGCCGGTGGGTTGGGTATCATTGGCTCGGGCCAGGCCCCGCCCCAGTGGGTACGGGAGCAGGTGCACAGGGTCAAGGAGTTGACCGGTAAACCATTTGGCGTTAACGTGATGTTGCTATCACCCCACGCTGAAGAAATTATTCGGTTGTTGGTGGAGGAAAGGGTGGCAGTGGTTACCACCGGAGCGGGTAACCCCGGTAAATATTTGAATTTGCTGCATGACGCCGGTATTAAAGTGATCCCCGTGGTATCGTCGGTGGCCTTGGCCAAAAGGCTTGTCCGCTCCGGCGTGGACGCGCTGATTGCCGAGGGTATGGAGTCCGGTGGACATGTAGGGGAGCTTACCACCATGGCTCTGGTGCCCCAGGTGGTTGATGCAGTGGATGTTCCGGTGATCGCCGCCGGTGGTATCTGCGACGGCCGGGGAATGGCTGCGGCCCTCATGCTGGGGGCTGAAGGTGTGCAGATGGGCACTCGCTTTATTTGTGCCCTTGAATGTACCGTCCATGAACGGGTTAAGGATATGGTTATCAAGGCCCGGGACCGGGATACTATTGTTACCGGGCGTCCCACCGGCCATCCCGTCAGGGTACTCAAGAACAAACTGGCTAAAAAGTTTTTGGAACTGGAAGATCGCTGTGCCCCTGGTGAGGAATTTGAAAAGCTGGGCGTGGGGCGTTTAAAACAAGCCATGGTGGATGGCGATACAGATATGGGTTCGGTGATGGCCGGTCAGGTAGCCGCCATGGTGCGGCAGGTGCAACCCGCCCGGGAAATTATTAATGATGTAGTAACCGGTGCGGAAAATATTATTCGTCATATTCGCTGCAGGGTGGTGGATTAACATATGCTAGCCTTTATTTTCCCCGGCCAGGGCTCACAGTTTGTGGGCATGGGTAAGCACTTATACGATAAATATGATTTTATCCGTGAAATATTTGATACAGCCGACCGTGCGTTGGGTTTTGCCCTTACTGAACTGATTTTTGAAGGCCCGGCGGATGAACTGCAAAAAACAGTTAATGCCCAGCCCGCCATACTTACCGCCAGTATAGCCATGTACCAGCTTATTAAAAGGGCCGGAATTCGCCCCGGGGCAACGGCGGGGCATAGTTTGGGCGAGTATTCCGCACTGGTGGCGGCCGAAGCTCTTGATTTCAGCGACGCGGTACGACTGGTGCGGATGCGCGGGCGGTTTATGCAGGAGGCGGTACCCCTTGGCCAGGGTGGCATGATGGCCGTGCTGGGTTTGACTTCCGAGGAAGTGGAGGAAGGCTGCCGCCGGGCCTCTGGTGCCGGCATTGTGGAAGCGGCCAATTTCAACTGCCCGGGTCAAGTGGTGGTGGCCGGTGAAATGCCCGCCCTGAAAAAAGCCCAGGAGGTATTTAAGAGCATGGGCGCACGGCGTTCAATCTTGTTAAAGGTCAGCGCTCCCTTCCATAGCAGTATGATGACCCCCGCCGGTGAACGGCTGGTGGCCGAGCTGGCCCGGGTGGAAATCAGGGATCCGGCCATACCGGTGGTGGCCAATATTAACGCTGATTATGTAACCACCGGGGAACAGGTGCGGGATGCGTTAATCAGGCAGGTATCCGGCCCGGTGATGTGGGAACAAAGCATGCGCCGGCTCATGGCCGATGGATATAATATGTTTGTGGAAGTGGGGCCGGGGCAGGTACTCACCGGGTTACTTAAAAAGATAGACAAGCAAAGCCGGTTCATTAATTTTGACGGTGAGGGGGAACCGGAACGGGTTATTGCCCGTTTGAAGGAGGCGGTATAATGGATCTTGGCGGTAAAGTGGCCGTGGTCACCGGGGCTTCCCGTGGTATAGGACGGGCTGTAGCCCTAGCCCTGGCTGAGCGGGGTTGTCATGTGGTGGTTAACTACGCCGGCAACACCGGCGCAGCCGAGGAAACGGCATCCCGGGTGCGCGGGCTAGGGGTCCGGGCGCTGGTAATAAAGACCGATGTGGCCGACCAGGAACAGGTAAACGCCATGATGAAGCAGGTGCTACAGGAGTTCGGGCGTATTGATATACTGGTCAACAATGCGGGCATAACCCGTGATAATCTACTGCCGCGCTTACAGGAACAAGACTGGGATGCAGTGCTAAACACCAATTTAAAGGGAGCCTACCACTGTGCCAGGGCGGTGTTGCGTCCAATGCTCAAGGCACGCTGGGGGCGCATTATCAACATCAGTTCCGTGGTGGCGTTATCCGGTAACCCGGGGCAGACCAATTATGCAGCCGCCAAGGCGGGCCTGATTGGTTTTACCAAATCGCTGGCCCGGGAAATCGGTTCCCGCAATATTACTGTAAATGCCGTAGCACCGGGGTATATTGCCACGGATATGACCGCCGGTTTAACTGAGGAAAACAAGTCCCAGATGCTAAATAGTATACCGCTGGGCCGGTTGGGCACCCCTGAAGATGTGGCCGCTGCAGTGGCCTTTCTGGCCGGGGACGGGGCCGGTTATATAACAGGGCAGGTTCTTGTGGTAGACGGCGGCATGGCTATGTAAACAATGGGAGGGGGTGAAACTGTGGCTGATATATTTGAAAAGGTAAAGGAAATAATAGTTGAACAACTGGGGGTAGAACCTGAGGATGTTAAACCAGAGGCTTCCTTTGTAGATGACCTGGGGGCGGACTCTCTGGATATTGTAGAACTGGTCATGGCTTTGGAGGAAACATTTGATTTGCAGATCCCCGATGAAGATGCGGAAAAAATCCGCAAGGTGGGAGAAGCCGTGCAATACATTAAGGATCATCAATAAAAAGTAAAAAGCCCCGCCGGTAAACCGGTGGGCTTTTTTGAATCACTATATTATTACAGGTTTTCCGGGAGGTTTTGTATTGTTTAAAAGAGTCGTAATTACCGGAATCGGGGCGGTTACCCCGGTGGGAAACAATCTGGATGAATTCTGGAACAATCTCACCGGCGGTGTCAGTGGTGTAGGAACCATTTCCCGGTTTGATACAACAGGATACAGCAGTAAAATTGCGGCCGAAGTGAAAAATTTCAACCCCACGGACTTTATTGACCGCAAAGAGGCCCGCCGGATGGACCGTTTTACCCACTATGCCCTGGCAGCCACCGCCATGGCCGTGGAAAACGCGGGGCTTGACGTGAGTAAAATAAATGGTGACCGGGCCGGGGTTATTTTGGGTTCCGGCGTGGGAGGCATTGAAACACTGGAAGAACAGCACCGGGTGCTGGCGGAGCGTGGCCCGGGCCGGGTGAGTCCTTTTTTTATACCGATGATGATTTCCAACATGGCCTCGGGTCGTATAGCCATTAATTACGGTTTGCGTGGCTGCAATGTAACCACCACCAGCGCCTGCGCATCCAGTGCCAATGCCCTGGGAGATGCCTTTAAAGTGATCCAGCACGGCCAGGCTGATATAATGATCAGCGGGGGGACCGAGGCACCCATTACACCGCTGGCCGTGGCGGGCTTTTGTTCCATGAAAGCCCTGTCCACCCGCAATGACGATCCCGCCGGGGCCAGCCGTCCCTTTGATACTGGCCGTGACGGTTTTGTAATTGCCGAAGGTGCGGTAATACTGGTATTGGAGGAAATGGAACATGCACTGGCCCGGGGTGCCGAAATACTGGCTGAGATTACCGGGTATGGTGCCTCCTGTGACGCCTATCATATTACCGCTCCTGACCCGGTGGGCACCGGAGCTGTGCTGTCCATGCGTTTGGCTCTGGATGATGCCGGCCTGGCCCCGGAAGAGGTGGATTATATTAATGCTCACGGCACTTCCACTTCGCTGGGCGATAAATTGGAGACCCTGGCTATTAAAGAGGTTTTCGGCATACATGCCAAAAACCTGGCGGTCAGTTCCACCAAGTCAATGACGGGGCATTTGCTGGGGGCGGCAGGCGGTTTGGAAACTGCGGTTTGTGTGCTGGCTATTAAAAAGAGCGTGATTCCTCCCACTATTAACCTGACCCACCCTGATCCGGATTGCGATCTGGATTATGTGCCCAACGTCGCCCGCCGGGCTGATGTTGCGGTGGCATTAACCAATTCATTTGGTTTTGGCGGGCATAATGCCACGCTGGTTATAGAAAGGTTTGTGGCGGAAAGGAACAAATAACATGGAGCGTTTTAGCGACATAATTGATGATTTACAAAGGAAGGTGCACTTCGTTTGGCGTAACCCTGAGCTGTTGCGCCTGGCGCTGGTGCACAGCTCTTTTACATATGAAAACAAAGGCCGGGCGGAGCAAAACAATGAGCGATTGGAGTTTCTGGGTGACGCTGTATTGGAATTAATTATCAGCGATTACTACTATCACCTGTTTCCCCATAAGACGGAGGGTGAGCTCACCAAAATGCGTGCATTAACGGTATGCGAACCATCCCTGGCTGCGGTGGCCAGCCGGCTGGAACTGGGCCGGTATTTGTTTATGGGGCGGGGTGAGGAGCGCTCCGGTGGGCGGGAAAGGCCTTCCTTACTGGCGGATGCCTTTGAAGCCCTGCTGGGTTCGGTGTACCTGGATGCCGGTTTGGATGAGGCCCGCCGGGTGGCGTTGCAGCAGCTGGCCGACATTATCGAAGAGGTCAAATCAGGTCAGTCAATGCGTGATTATAAAACCGATTTGCAGGAAATATTACAGCGGAAAAGTGCTGACCCCATCCATTACCTTATTATTGATGAACAAGGCCCTGATCATGATAAAATATTTACGGCGGCGGTGGAATACCGGGGTAAAAGATTGGGCTGGGGGCGGGGCCGGCAAAAAAAAGAAGCGGAACAGCAAGCGGCCAAGATGGCGCTGGAAAAATATGCACGCGAAATATAGTGTAGCCATGTGGAATGTTCAACAGTAATTAATATGACATGACGACTATTTTGCACTAATGTTATATAATATGTTACATCGAGCAAGCCGGGGGGTATTTAAAATGGGTTTTTTTAGTAAGTTAAAGGAGAGCCTGAGCAAAACTAGAAAGAATTTTGTAGAAAAAATAGATTCCATAGTCACCGGCCGTAAAATTATTGATGAAGAACTTTATGAAGAGCTGGAAGAGGCACTGATCCAGGCTGACGTGGGCATTGACGCCGCACTGGAACTGGTGGAAAATCTACGTGGTGAAGTGAAAAAACGCCGGATCGGTGACCCGGAAGAATTAAAGGCTGTACTTAAGGAATTGATCCAGGAAATTTTGGGCGAAGAAACGGCTGCCATAAATATAAATAGCGAACAGCCTGCGGTAATTATGGTGGTGGGGGTCAATGGTGTGGGCAAGACTACCACCATTGGCAAACTTGCCCGCTATTACAAGGAACAAGGTAAAAGTGTGCTATTAAGCGCTGCGGACACTTTCCGGGCGGCGGCCATTGACCAGTTGGAGATATGGGGCAACCGGGTGGGAGTGGCGGTGATCAAACACTCCGAGGGTTCCGATCCCGCCGCTGTAGCCTTTGATTCACTCCAGGCCGCCCGGGCCAGAAAAATTGATGTGCTTATCGTGGATACTGCAGGCCGGCTGCACACCAAAAGCAACTTAATGGAGGAATTGAAAAAGGTGCACCGGGTGCTGGGACGGGAAATGCCCGGCGCTCCTCACGAGGTACTGCTGGTGCTGGATGCCACCACAGGGCAAAATGCCATCAGCCAGGCTCGTCTTTTTAAAGAGGCGGTGGGGGTGACCGGGGTGGCCCTGACCAAATTGGACGGTACCGCCAAGGGCGGGGTGGTAATTGCCATTAAACAGGGTTTGGATATACCCATCAAGATGATTGGTGTGGGCGAGGGTATAGATGATTTGCGTCCCTTTAACGCCCGGGAATTTGCCGACGCTTTGTTTGAAACGGGAAATCAGGCGGCGGAGCGGGTGAGCTGATTTAAAGATGCAAACGGGATATTCCACGTAAATTTGGGGGGAGTGGAATATCAGGTTGGGAGTATAGTGTTTTTTTAAGTAAAAAGGGCTCAAGACCTGGTTTTTAGATCTTGAACCCTTTTCCTTTGACTAAAACTAAAGACAATATGATAAGAAAATGATTAAATTAACTTGTCGGTAGGAGTACCGTCACTGTAGTGTCATTACCCGGTTTGCTTTGTATATCAAGATGACCCCCGTGATTATCGATAACTTTTTTAATTATGAACATTCCGAGTCCAGTGCCCTTTTCCTTGGTGGTGAAAAAGGGGTCGAAAATGCTAGCTATGGTTTGCTCATCCATACCTACCCCTGTATCTTTGATCACAACTTTTACATAGTCTTCATGCTTGCTTTGCGAAGTATGTAAAAAGATTTTGCCGCCATTGGGAAGGGCTTCAAGGGCGTTTTTCAGGATGTTCAGGAACACTTGCTTTAGCTGGTCACTATCCCCGGAAATAGCCGGCAAATCATTTGTTATATCCAGGTTGATTTCCAGGTTGCGGCGGAATATTTCGCTTTCCATCAACATGACCACGTCGTTGATAATTTTTGATATACAACACGGGATACGTTTGGAATAACCGGGCTTGGACAGTTGTAAAAACTCGGTAAGCAGGTTGTTGACCCGGTTCAACTCAGCAAGTGATAAAGAAATATATTTTTCTTTTGAGGTTCCTTTTAAATGATTTTGCAGCAATTGCATAAAACCACTAATTATCGTAAGAGGATTGCGAATTTCGTGCACCATTCCAGCCGCCATTTGTCCCAAGATAGCAAGCTTTTCAGCTTTGATAACTGCGTTCTCCAATTCCTGCTGTCTACCAACAGGGATAAATACAGCCATGGCTCCTGCGGTGGCACCGTTTTTTTCCTTAACCAAGTAAGTATTTACTGTGCATTCAAAGGGACCTGTTACGGGCAGTACAGTTTCGGGGTTAAGTCCTTGAAATTCAATGCCGGTATGGATTGTTTGCAATAACTTATTGATGCCGTGCCCCTGGTGCTTGGAAACAGTATGCAGTGACCTGCCCAGAACATCGTTTTTTAACCCGGTCATTCTGGACAGTACCTGGTTCATTACACAGATGCGGCCCTCCCGGTTAATCATCAGTATCCCTGCGGGTAAATGATTCACAGCTAAATCTAGCCAACCCTCCGCCAATGCTACCATATTAATTAAAACCTCCACTTAACAGATAGCCCCATTCCCATCAAGCCGCTGTACATAGGTGGCTTGAGGGACCCTGGGAATTTAATCCTTAAAGTAATCGGAAATTAGATTACCGTTGCGTAGACGGTAAATGGACAACTCCTTTGTTCCGCTTATTTCCAAAATACCAATGGCAGTTAGGCAATTAAGGGCCGATTCCACCTGGTGACGGGGACGATGCAAACGGAGAGCCAAACCATCTACAGTGTCCCGTGTATGCGGGTTGGCTTGAAAAAAGGCTAATAACTCTATCCTGATTACGCTCTGGAGAATTGGGTCCGTTTCATTGTTTAATCCTTTGGGCACGGGTCTTCCTCCTCAGTGATAATTTCTTAGGAAGAGGCAAGGTGAGGAATTCGCAGTAACCCGCCCCGGTAGACTGGCAGACCATCTCTTCGCAAATAATCTCTTTTTCAAAGATTACACTTAGATAGGCGGCAAAGAATCCCCGCAGCAGGTCACAAATTACCTGCGGGCTACGATATAATTGTCCATACTCATGCGTAACGGCCACTTGAAAGGAGTCATAGCACCGGATCTTGGCTCTGTTGCGGGTTAAGCTGACAGAAACCATTTCCAATCTTCCCAATCCATAGTTCTTTATTTCTTCCTGAAGTAGCTCTAATGGTCGGCAAGGGCGAATTTTTCCGTACTACCCTCTTCTTCATAAGCGTCAATAAAAATCAGTCTACCTGTCTCTTCATATGCAGGGGTACCGACATCGAAGCTTAACAGGTGCTCACGCATTGCACCGGGTACCCCTTCGATCAAAACTGAATTGCCAGGAACAATTCCTCCGTATAATAGCTTATCAAAACCCTTTATCCCGGTAGGTATTTTGGTCAAATAGAATTGCCCCCTTTCCAATATTAATTTAGAACAATACTCTAAATTCTACATTACCTAAAATATTCCTTTGCGAATGGGATAAATTTCTATGTTTATAAACACCAATAGGTTTTGGAGGAAGGAGAAAAAAACTATTTATTTTTTGTCAGATCAATAGTACAATTAAATTAAAATAAGGCATGGAGCCTTGGGGAAAAATGTACAATTGACCGGTCAAAGCAATTGAAAAACTTACAAAAACGATCATGAAGATCTGGCCTGATAAAAGGGCTT encodes:
- the fapR gene encoding transcription factor FapR, which encodes MVKSDRHELLTRYINGNPFLTDDDLAQLLGVSIQTVRLDRAELAIPEMRERVKKMARGAYQNLRAIEDHEVVGELVNLDIGHQGLSILLVNEEMTLRKTRVLDGQYLFAQANSLALALIDTEVALTGTSKVSFKRPVFRGEKVVARAVITRKKGNKYMVRVSSHVQDELVFQGKFLVFDLSEEVNRLENSY
- the plsX gene encoding phosphate acyltransferase PlsX; this encodes MKIAIDAMGGDYAPKEIVRGAWEACRETGQQVILVGNRNILENELDQLGGNHAGLEIAHAEEVIAMDEAPAVAVRRKKNSSLVLAAELVRDGHAGALVAAGSTGATMAAALLRWGRIPGIARPAVAGVLPTERGVTILLDVGANVDCKPRHLVQFAIMGSLYANKILGIQCPRVGLLNVGEESTKGNELTQETYPLLQKAPVHFYGNVEGRDIFKGTVDVVVCDGFTGNVVLKTGEGLADVLMNMIGQAIQQSSLAKIGATLTLPALKKLGKKLNYSEYGGAPLLGINGVAIVCHGSSKALAIKNAVYRARESVENGLISAISDSLKNTSLHKVGCADGN
- a CDS encoding beta-ketoacyl-ACP synthase III, whose product is MAIEKIRAGIVGVGTYAPERVITNKELEQTLDTSDEWIFSRTGIRERRVVAEGEATSDQALIASRRALEDAGVHPEELDLIITATNTPDMIFPATGCLLQDRLGASRAGAFDLLAGCTGFIYGVIVGAQFISAGTANTVLVTGAETLSRVLDWEDRNTCVLFGDGAGAVVLRRVPDDRGIISTVLGSDGSGGRFLYQPAGGSRNPASAETVAQNLHYLHMNGREVFKFAVRAMEEGAQEVLRRAGMTGDEVDFLIPHQANIRIIEHAAKRMKLPMERVAVNVDRYGNTSTASVPLALEESLTSGKIKDGDNVIMIGFGAGLTWAGLMIKWYDYKKQG
- the fabK gene encoding enoyl-[acyl-carrier-protein] reductase FabK, whose product is MRTRICDLLGIDYPVLQGGMAWVSTAELVAAVSEAGGLGIIGSGQAPPQWVREQVHRVKELTGKPFGVNVMLLSPHAEEIIRLLVEERVAVVTTGAGNPGKYLNLLHDAGIKVIPVVSSVALAKRLVRSGVDALIAEGMESGGHVGELTTMALVPQVVDAVDVPVIAAGGICDGRGMAAALMLGAEGVQMGTRFICALECTVHERVKDMVIKARDRDTIVTGRPTGHPVRVLKNKLAKKFLELEDRCAPGEEFEKLGVGRLKQAMVDGDTDMGSVMAGQVAAMVRQVQPAREIINDVVTGAENIIRHIRCRVVD
- the fabD gene encoding ACP S-malonyltransferase: MLAFIFPGQGSQFVGMGKHLYDKYDFIREIFDTADRALGFALTELIFEGPADELQKTVNAQPAILTASIAMYQLIKRAGIRPGATAGHSLGEYSALVAAEALDFSDAVRLVRMRGRFMQEAVPLGQGGMMAVLGLTSEEVEEGCRRASGAGIVEAANFNCPGQVVVAGEMPALKKAQEVFKSMGARRSILLKVSAPFHSSMMTPAGERLVAELARVEIRDPAIPVVANINADYVTTGEQVRDALIRQVSGPVMWEQSMRRLMADGYNMFVEVGPGQVLTGLLKKIDKQSRFINFDGEGEPERVIARLKEAV
- the fabG gene encoding 3-oxoacyl-ACP reductase FabG, yielding MDLGGKVAVVTGASRGIGRAVALALAERGCHVVVNYAGNTGAAEETASRVRGLGVRALVIKTDVADQEQVNAMMKQVLQEFGRIDILVNNAGITRDNLLPRLQEQDWDAVLNTNLKGAYHCARAVLRPMLKARWGRIINISSVVALSGNPGQTNYAAAKAGLIGFTKSLAREIGSRNITVNAVAPGYIATDMTAGLTEENKSQMLNSIPLGRLGTPEDVAAAVAFLAGDGAGYITGQVLVVDGGMAM
- the acpP gene encoding acyl carrier protein, which encodes MGGGETVADIFEKVKEIIVEQLGVEPEDVKPEASFVDDLGADSLDIVELVMALEETFDLQIPDEDAEKIRKVGEAVQYIKDHQ
- the fabF gene encoding beta-ketoacyl-ACP synthase II, which encodes MFKRVVITGIGAVTPVGNNLDEFWNNLTGGVSGVGTISRFDTTGYSSKIAAEVKNFNPTDFIDRKEARRMDRFTHYALAATAMAVENAGLDVSKINGDRAGVILGSGVGGIETLEEQHRVLAERGPGRVSPFFIPMMISNMASGRIAINYGLRGCNVTTTSACASSANALGDAFKVIQHGQADIMISGGTEAPITPLAVAGFCSMKALSTRNDDPAGASRPFDTGRDGFVIAEGAVILVLEEMEHALARGAEILAEITGYGASCDAYHITAPDPVGTGAVLSMRLALDDAGLAPEEVDYINAHGTSTSLGDKLETLAIKEVFGIHAKNLAVSSTKSMTGHLLGAAGGLETAVCVLAIKKSVIPPTINLTHPDPDCDLDYVPNVARRADVAVALTNSFGFGGHNATLVIERFVAERNK
- the rnc gene encoding ribonuclease III; its protein translation is MERFSDIIDDLQRKVHFVWRNPELLRLALVHSSFTYENKGRAEQNNERLEFLGDAVLELIISDYYYHLFPHKTEGELTKMRALTVCEPSLAAVASRLELGRYLFMGRGEERSGGRERPSLLADAFEALLGSVYLDAGLDEARRVALQQLADIIEEVKSGQSMRDYKTDLQEILQRKSADPIHYLIIDEQGPDHDKIFTAAVEYRGKRLGWGRGRQKKEAEQQAAKMALEKYAREI
- the ftsY gene encoding signal recognition particle-docking protein FtsY translates to MGFFSKLKESLSKTRKNFVEKIDSIVTGRKIIDEELYEELEEALIQADVGIDAALELVENLRGEVKKRRIGDPEELKAVLKELIQEILGEETAAININSEQPAVIMVVGVNGVGKTTTIGKLARYYKEQGKSVLLSAADTFRAAAIDQLEIWGNRVGVAVIKHSEGSDPAAVAFDSLQAARARKIDVLIVDTAGRLHTKSNLMEELKKVHRVLGREMPGAPHEVLLVLDATTGQNAISQARLFKEAVGVTGVALTKLDGTAKGGVVIAIKQGLDIPIKMIGVGEGIDDLRPFNAREFADALFETGNQAAERVS
- a CDS encoding two-component system sensor histidine kinase NtrB, which codes for MVALAEGWLDLAVNHLPAGILMINREGRICVMNQVLSRMTGLKNDVLGRSLHTVSKHQGHGINKLLQTIHTGIEFQGLNPETVLPVTGPFECTVNTYLVKEKNGATAGAMAVFIPVGRQQELENAVIKAEKLAILGQMAAGMVHEIRNPLTIISGFMQLLQNHLKGTSKEKYISLSLAELNRVNNLLTEFLQLSKPGYSKRIPCCISKIINDVVMLMESEIFRRNLEINLDITNDLPAISGDSDQLKQVFLNILKNALEALPNGGKIFLHTSQSKHEDYVKVVIKDTGVGMDEQTIASIFDPFFTTKEKGTGLGMFIIKKVIDNHGGHLDIQSKPGNDTTVTVLLPTS
- a CDS encoding 4-vinyl reductase, whose product is MVSVSLTRNRAKIRCYDSFQVAVTHEYGQLYRSPQVICDLLRGFFAAYLSVIFEKEIICEEMVCQSTGAGYCEFLTLPLPKKLSLRRKTRAQRIKQ
- a CDS encoding ATPase domain-containing protein, which encodes MTKIPTGIKGFDKLLYGGIVPGNSVLIEGVPGAMREHLLSFDVGTPAYEETGRLIFIDAYEEEGSTEKFALADH